A stretch of Miscanthus floridulus cultivar M001 chromosome 13, ASM1932011v1, whole genome shotgun sequence DNA encodes these proteins:
- the LOC136500230 gene encoding glycine-rich RNA-binding protein 8-like: MAGVRGRDAEGRRTGAGAGGWARDAGGRRAGAGAGGRAWDAGGRRAGAGVGGRVRDAQRQGLVWAGTGGRARDAGGRRAGARDGGRVRDAERRGLVWAGVGPVAETLGAGSLTASEEEDSAQTMTPVRFFLFILGSICRSGF; this comes from the coding sequence ATGGCCGGggtgcgggggcgggacgccgagGGTCGGCgcacgggggcgggcgccgggggctgggcgcgggacgccgggggtcggcgcgcgggggcgggcgccgggggccgggcgtgggacgccgggggtcggcgcgcgggggcgggtgtcgggggccgggtgcgggacgcccAGCGCCAGGGGCTGGTGTGGGCAGgcaccgggggccgggcgcgggacgccgggggtcggcgcgcgggggcgagagatgggggccgggtgcgggacgccgagcgccgcgggctggtgtgggcgggcgtgGGACCggtggcggaaaccctaggcgcaggcagcctgacggcgtcggaggaagaagacagcgcccagacgatgactcccgtgcgcttcTTCCTATTTATACTCGGtagtatttgtaggagcggtttctga